Proteins found in one Candidatus Poribacteria bacterium genomic segment:
- a CDS encoding LamG domain-containing protein — protein MKALALIAGFLLFLMPSLVSGKQRRGLDLILYLPFDGAQGKTAKDLSRFRNHAKLEGKVDWREGKFGKALYFCRELVCGREPGLVRTPQHERFAFEKGEEITLMAWIYVDPANVGGKLVGARAIIYNRPRDTQANYGLRMDRVDPSFFYRDNEDVDFHRVTGIWDAIPLDKWVHIAATSTFGNPDAMKIYLDGKPQRTNMKGGTKPDDWSLGDGTKPPMVTEGPVTIGGYGKFLDPFQGLIDEVMIWKGTFTEEEIQEIMLAPGSEFLGVEPRDRLATTWATLKQSP, from the coding sequence ATGAAAGCATTGGCGCTTATAGCGGGCTTCCTTTTGTTCCTGATGCCATCCCTAGTCAGCGGGAAACAGCGTCGTGGATTGGATCTAATCCTCTATCTGCCCTTCGACGGAGCCCAAGGAAAGACGGCTAAAGACCTATCTCGATTTAGAAATCACGCGAAGTTGGAAGGCAAAGTAGACTGGCGCGAAGGAAAATTTGGAAAAGCTCTCTATTTTTGTAGAGAATTGGTTTGCGGTCGCGAACCCGGGCTTGTCCGAACCCCACAGCACGAAAGATTTGCCTTTGAGAAGGGAGAGGAGATCACACTCATGGCGTGGATTTATGTCGATCCCGCGAATGTCGGAGGCAAACTCGTCGGGGCACGCGCGATTATCTACAACCGCCCTCGAGACACGCAAGCGAATTACGGACTTCGGATGGATCGTGTGGATCCATCTTTTTTTTATCGAGACAATGAAGATGTGGACTTTCATCGTGTTACAGGGATATGGGATGCAATACCGCTAGATAAATGGGTGCATATCGCTGCGACCAGTACTTTTGGGAATCCTGATGCGATGAAAATCTACCTCGATGGGAAACCACAACGTACCAACATGAAGGGAGGCACCAAACCTGATGATTGGTCCCTAGGCGACGGGACGAAACCGCCCATGGTAACCGAAGGTCCCGTGACGATTGGCGGCTATGGAAAATTTCTCGACCCATTCCAAGGTCTCATTGATGAGGTGATGATCTGGAAGGGAACCTTCACCGAGGAAGAAATCCAAGAAATTATGCTGGCACCGGGATCAGAGTTTCTCGGTGTCGAACCCCGTGA